In a genomic window of Zingiber officinale cultivar Zhangliang chromosome 9B, Zo_v1.1, whole genome shotgun sequence:
- the LOC122025750 gene encoding F-box protein At1g67340-like has product MASHSRRRSTLVIQRGASRNEGKREQRTEARVRKRRRLATSPAEADYFDGLPDDLLVSVLSKLSSSAQRPSDLISALLTSKRFHALGHHPLVLSMAGSSCLSVRAKAWRDSAHRFLKRCVDCGNLEASYILGMIRFYALENRGSGASLMAKAAVGSHAAALYSLAIVQFNGSGGSKAHKDLRAGVSLCARAAFLGHVDALRELGHCLQDGYGIRRNTAAGRRLLVQANARELAAAVSSSWPEWLEKRRLADPGGYSLLSDYGCSLPAPEPHPANRFLVEWFGSRGAPASEELRLCSHRGCGRRETRRHEFRRCSVCSLANYCSRACQALDWKLSHKAECAPTVPWAAASL; this is encoded by the exons atgGCTTCCCATAGCCGGAGACGAAGCACTCTGGTCATCCAACGCGGCGCGAGCAGGAATGAGGGAAAGAGGGAGCAAAGGACAGAAGCCCGCGTCCGGAAACGACGGCGGCTGGCTACGTCGCCGGCGGAGGCGGACTACTTCGACGGGCTTCCGGATGATCTCCTCGTCTCCGTGCTCTCCAAGCTCAGCTCCTCCGCCCAACGCCCCTCCGATCTCATAAGCGCCCTCCTGAC GTCTAAGAGATTCCATGCCCTCGGACACCATCCTCTGGTGCTGTCCATGGCCGGCTCAAGCTGTCTCTCTGTTCGAGCAAAGGCGTGGCGTGATTCCGCTCACAGATTCCTCAAGAGATGCGTCGATTGCGGAAACCTAGAAGCGAGTTATATTCTCGGAATG ATTCGATTCTACGCGCTAGAGAACAGGGGAAGCGGAGCTTCGCTGATGGCGAAGGCGGCCGTAGGTTCCCACGCCGCCGCCCTTTATTCTCTGGCGATCGTACAGTTCAACGGCAGCGGCGGCTCCAAGGCTCACAAGGATCTCCGCGCCGGCGTCTCCTTGTGTGCCCGCGCGGCGTTCCTCGGCCACGTCGACGCTCTCCGGGAGCTCGGCCACTGCCTCCAGGATGGCTACGGCATCCGCCGCAACACCGCCGCCGGCAGGCGCCTCCTGGTGCAGGCCAACGCCCGGGAGCTCGCCGCCGCCGTCTCCTCCTCCTGGCCCGAGTGGCTGGAGAAACGTCGTCTGGCCGATCCCGGAGGCTACTCTCTTCTGAGCGACTACGGATGTAGCTTGCCAGCGCCGGAGCCGCACCCGGCGAACAGGTTCCTGGTGGAATGGTTCGGGAGCCGCGGAGCGCCGGCGAGCGAGGAACTGCGACTCTGCTCCCACCGAGGGTGCGGGAGGAGGGAGACGCGTCGCCACGAGTTCCGGCGGTGCTCGGTGTGCAGCCTGGCCAACTACTGCTCGAGGGCGTGCCAGGCGTTGGATTGGAAGCTGTCGCACAAGGCTGAGTGCGCCCCGACGGTGCCATGGGCCGCCGCCTCGCTGTGA